The genomic interval TTCCCAAGTGAACTTTCCACTAGCGATTGTTTGCGGCAGGATGATGCCCGCTGACTAATTTGCAGCACCGCTGAAAAACCAATGCCAACCCCTGACACAACGCATCAAAACGAATCCGCGTCTTCACCAAAGACCAACTTCACACGCCGTCGACGGCCACTTTCTCGATTCATGATGGTCGCCCGTCGGGTACACCTCTACGCAGGATTGTTTTTGCTGCCCTGGGTGTTTCTATATGGAATCACCGGTGCGATGTTCAACCATCAAGGATTGTTTCCCGAAGGGCAAACCATTTCGATTCCGCAAGCCGTCGTTGCTGGTTCCGCCATGTCGGACTTTCCATCGCCGGACGTATTGGCGCAGCAAGTCGCCGACGCGATTGAGCGCACTGGCGAGAACGTGTCGGTCACGATCCACGACAAGTCGGAAGCCAAGTTCACAAACAACATTATGTTCGAAGTGACCGCCATGGGCCAACGTCACGTGTTGCATGTCAGCCCTCACAATCACGAATCTTACTTGGTTCAGTTTCCGGAACCGACTTCGAAACCGACCAACCTTGTTGCTGATCTCAAGAGAGTCCGGCTCGCGGAAGATCCTCAAGACATTGCGTTTCGCGCGGCAATACACATGCTGCAAGAGACGGGGATCGAATCCGACGACATGCTCAAGCCACATGGTTGGACAAAACTTAATTTCCTGGCATCCGTGAATGGCAAGCCTGCGCGGGTAACGTATGTCCTCAAAGATGGACACGTTGATGTCACCTCGTACAATGGCAGTACTGGAATGTCTCGGCGAGGTTTTTTCATGCGATTGCACACGTCCCATGGTCAATCACCGAGCTGGA from Stieleria varia carries:
- a CDS encoding PepSY domain-containing protein yields the protein MPTPDTTHQNESASSPKTNFTRRRRPLSRFMMVARRVHLYAGLFLLPWVFLYGITGAMFNHQGLFPEGQTISIPQAVVAGSAMSDFPSPDVLAQQVADAIERTGENVSVTIHDKSEAKFTNNIMFEVTAMGQRHVLHVSPHNHESYLVQFPEPTSKPTNLVADLKRVRLAEDPQDIAFRAAIHMLQETGIESDDMLKPHGWTKLNFLASVNGKPARVTYVLKDGHVDVTSYNGSTGMSRRGFFMRLHTSHGQSPSWTARLVWSLFVDTMAFAMVAWGLTGLLMWWQIKRVRVIGGFVIAASLLVACVMYIAMQHFYATNML